Proteins encoded in a region of the Cygnus olor isolate bCygOlo1 chromosome 4, bCygOlo1.pri.v2, whole genome shotgun sequence genome:
- the CRACD gene encoding capping protein inhibiting regulator of actin dynamics isoform X3, whose translation MGSRAFSHDSIFIPDGRTESEQTVQAMSQENVLGKVKTLQQQLAKNIKFGQPPQMTISGRTMGEASASVEEDVLLSSPMETDTQQDTVLSESGNKSTDAPDLLRTMNLPRGGHEVEEKVTPVRPSRPKRQFSCSGTIETINLDAVPQAVARLDNSAAKHKLSVKPKKQRMSRKHKRLTKGSQSLTITEFEPEDLETELYADRYPGYNGHFTADKLIQNRDEPKQLPLAEEKRIEDHWGILEAERIRQIVEMEEQREMEEQRCQEREQMQKEQERRDCEEESGQNLLEGETSLKTEEQACQEEERRLLEAEKRQELEEQRQKELEEQQRREVEQQKHRKWDEQERRKLEEQKHREWDEQQRQELEEHKHQEQEEQKRRELEELKHQEEEEQSQELEEQKFQEQEEQRCQELEEQKRQELEEQEHQEWEEQRHKELKEQQRQELEEQKRLELEEQRQHETEKQRQEEEERNQLEEQKELKEQKKEEKQRQELEEKELQEGEIKLKQEKELESLKQQKKQEEQRQLLKEKGEKTEEEQPQQLLEKKQKREEQRKHKLTKQMHLESTDIMQQDELKQQKEQNEQEWSKLQEQKTEPEGKDLQQKQQEKSLEQQQDKDQLRSGGADRHPVEDKLQERPRPPKLKQTEKGNKTAEEILAQKLKREVDAQEQKRIGEELRWQEVDERQTASRPFTFQVSSGDKQIIFQKVNLSPVMPVKGAGLSSPSLKDCRVHTSSKGSHTLPSSVCVPHTAILVTGAQLCGTAVNLNQIKDTACKSLLGLTEDRKNMDIPSPEKAQEKKTGTKPANSKMKYAQETLDQATLAEWASIRSRILKNKENSKYNEKDRVSGCRHSDDWTPRGRGAPHGNLRKTLSANAKFSITPAWQKFSEASKANLDTENVSAAKGSETVAVGRTTGSSADLTGEVAPTFKDSLAETAKEKLETRSEITDNTEGCKFAKDLPSFLVPSFPHPPGKELPQSEPPGALENQQGNSTKKPDKPAPNGEENVSPFGIKLRRTNYSLRFHYDQQAEQRKKKRYSAGDSFDGVPDPLLTTEGEKEPTVFAPQESTSPGMGRANVRGNLKDSKDSSVTVIELSQPAGTPLPAPSQGALPPHEKPACKSLAPQKPALAPKPASQTPPSSPLSKMNRSNLADTLGQRFIKAESDGSWRREDRAVPPTALSENKNEEEEIREKKSFFPSLSIPWREKNDKKPEPLKKEKPVLQSRHSLDGSKLMEKVETSQPLWITLALQKQKGFREQQATREERRQAREAKQAEKLAKENAAVSNQSDNKSSSSKTSTLQKSTPQEGEKKIESAVSKLERREQLKKSNTLPTSVTVEISDSVPSNPLAKEVAKRFSTPDANPVSTEPAWLALAKRKAKAWSDCPQIIK comes from the exons caacaGTTGGCCAAGAATATAAAATTTGGGCAGCCTCCACAAATGACAATTTCTGGGAGGACAATGGGGGAGGCAAGTGCTAGTGTAGAAGAGGATGTATTGCTCAGTAGCCCCATGGAGACTGACACTCAGCAGGACACAGTGCTCTCAGAGAGTGGCAATAAA tcaACTGACGCTCCAGATCTGTTGAGAACAATGAATTTGCCCAGAGGAGGACatgaagtggaagaaaag GTCACTCCAGTCAGACCATCTCGGCCAAAAAGACAATTTTCCTGTTCTGGCACGATTGAAACAATCAATCTGGATGCAGTTCCCCAGGCTGTTGCTCGTCTAGACAACAGTGCAGCTAAACACAAGCTGTCAGTAAAGCCAAAAAAGCAGAGGATGTCAAGAAAGCACAAGAGATTAACAAAG GGATCACAAAGTTTAACGATAACAGAATTTGAGCCAGAGGATCTAGAAACTGAGCTGTATGCAGACAGATACCCCGGTTATAACGGCCACTTCACAGCAGACAAGCTAATCCAGAACAGAGATGAGCCAAAGCAGCTTCCActggcagaggagaaaagaattGAAGATCACTGGGGGATCCTTGAGGCCGAAAGGATAAGGCAGATTgtggaaatggaagaacaaagggaaatggaagaacaaaGGTGCCAAGAGCGTGAGCAGATgcagaaagagcaggagaggagggacTGTGAAGAGGAGAGCGGGCAGAATCTCCTTGAAGGAGAGAcgtctttgaaaacagaagagcaagcatgccaggaagaagagagaagactGCTGGAGGCAGAAAAGAGGCaagagctggaggagcagaggcagaaggagTTGGAAGAGCAACAGAGACGAGAGgtggagcagcagaagcacaggAAATGGGACGAGCAAGAGAGACGGAAGCTGGAAGAACAGAAGCACAGGGAATGGGATGAGCAACAGagacaggagctggaggagcacaAACACCAGGAACAGGAGGAGCAAAAGAGACGAGAGCTGGAGGAACTTAAGCaccaggaagaggaggagcagagccaaGAGCTAGAGGAGCAGAAGTTCCAGGaacaggaggagcagagatGCCAGGAGTTGGAGGAGCAGAAGAGGCAAGAGCTagaggagcaggagcaccaGGAATGGGAAGAGCAGAGGCACAAGGAGCTGAAGGAGCAACAGAGACAAGAGCTAGAGGAGCAGAAGAGGCTAGAGCTGGAAGAACAAAGGCAACATGAGACTGAAAAACAGCGtcaagaggaagaggaaagaaatcagctggaggaacaaaaagaactcaaggaacaaaagaaggaagaaaaacagagacaagagctagaagagaaagaacttcaagaaggtgaaataaaactgaagcaggagaaggaacTTGAGAGCCTcaagcaacagaagaaacaggagGAACAAAGGCAGCTcttgaaggagaaaggagaaaagacagaggaggaacaaccccagcaattactggagaagaaacagaagcgggaagagcagagaaaacaCAAGCTCACAAAACAAATGCACTTGGAAAGTACAGATATTATGCAACAAGATGAACTGAAGcaacaaaaggaacaaaatgaacaGGAATGGAGCAAGCTGCAAGAGCAGAAGACAgaaccagaaggaaaagatcttcaacaaaagcaacaagaaaaatccTTGGAGCAGCAACAGGACAAGGATCAGCTGCGTTCCGGAGGGGCTGACAGGCATCCAGTGGAGGACAAGCTGCAAGAAAGACCAAGACCCCCAAAACtcaaacagacagaaaaagggaacaaaacagcagaagaaatcctAGCCCAGAAGCTGAAGAGAGAAGTTGATGCTCAGGAACAAAAGCGAATAGGGGAAGAACTCAGGTGGCAGGAGGTAGATGAAAGACAAACTGCATCCAGACCCTTCACGTTCCAGGTGTCTTCTGGAGATAAACAGAtcatatttcagaaagtaaatTTGAGTCCAGTCATGCCTGTCAAGGGAGCAGGactctcttccccttccctcaaAGACTGCAGGGTGCACACCTCCAGCAAGGGCTCCCACACACTGCCCTCATCTGTGTGTGTGCCGCACACAGCTATTTTGGTTACTGGAGCGCAGCTGTGTGGCACAGCAGTTAACCTGAACCAGATAAAGGACACGGCTTGTAAGTCATTACTGGGCttaacagaagacagaaaaaacatgGATATTCCTTCACCAGAGAAggcccaggaaaaaaagacaggtaCCAAACCCGccaacagtaaaatgaaatatgcaCAAGAGACACTGGACCAAGCCACGCTAGCTGAGTGGGCCTCTATCCGCTCCAGAATcctgaagaacaaagaaaacagcaaatacaaTGAGAAAGACAGAGTAAGCGGCTGCAGGCACAGCGATGACTGGACGCCCCGAGGGCGAGGTGCTCCCCATGGTAACTTGAGGAAAACCCTATCTGCAAATGCAAAGTTCTCAATAACACCAGCATGGCAGAAGTTTTCAGAAGCTTCAAAAGCCAATTTGGACACTGAGAATGTGAGTGCAGCGAAAGGCAGTGAAACAGTGGCTGTGGGAAGAACCACTGGCTCATCTGCTGACCTGACTGGGGAGGTGGCACCCACTTTTAAGGACAGCTTAGCTGAAACGGCtaaagagaaactggaaaccCGCAGTGAAATTACAGACAACACGGAAGGCTGTAAATTTGCAAAAGATCTTCCATCTTTCCTTGTTCCAAGCTTTCCTCATCCTCCGGGTAAAGAATTACCCCAGTCAGAACCTCCAGGTGCGCTGGAAAATCAGCAGGGTAACAGCACAAAAAAACCTGATAAACCAGCACCAAACGGAGAAGAAAACGTTTCTCCTTTTGGGATAAAGTTACGGAGGACAAACTATTCCTTACGTTTCCATTACGATCAACAGGCagagcaaaggaagaagaaaagatacagTGCAGGAGACAGTTTTGATGGTGTGCCTGACCCTCTGCTTACGACAGAAGGTGAAAAAGAACCCACTGTTTTTGCTCCACAAGAGAGCACGTCCCCTGGCATGGGAAGAGCCAATGTCCGTGGGAATTTAAAAGACTCCAAAGACTCTTCAGTTACCGTGATAGAGCTTTCACAGCCAGCGGGCACACcactgccagcccccagccagggCGCTTTACCTCCTCACGAGAAACCAGCATGCAAATCACTGGCCCCACAGAAGCCTGCGCTAGCTCCAAAGCCTGCCAGCCAGACGCCGCCGTCGTCTCCTCTCTCGAAAATGAACCGCTCGAACCTGGCTGATACGCTAGGGCAGAGGTTTATTAAAGCTGAATCGGACGgtagctggagaagagaagacagagcgGTGCCCCCCACGGCACTGAGtgagaacaaaaatgaagaggaagaaatcagagaaaagaagTCATTTTTCCCATCTCTAAGTATTCCctggagagaaaagaatgacaaaaagcCTGAGCCATTGAAGAAAG AAAAACCAGTCCTCCAGAGCAGGCACTCTTTAGATGGCTCTAAATTGATGGAAAAAGTTGAAACTTCACAACCACTTTGGATTACATTGGCGCTACAAAAGCAAAAGGGATTTCGTGAACAGCAAGCTACTAGGGAAGAGAGGAGACAAGCCagagaagcaaagcaagcagagaagctggctaaagaaaat GCGGCTGTGAGTAATCAGTCAgataacaaaagcagcagcagcaaaacaagcaCACTGCAGAAATCTACGCCTcaagaaggggagaagaaaattgAGTCTGCTGTGTCAAAACTAGAAAGAAGGGAGCAGCTGAAAAAGTCTAATACCCTTCCAACATCTGTGACAG TGGAGATTTCCGATTCTGTTCCATCAAACCCGCTGGCAAAAGAGGTGGCCAAGAGATTCTCCACGCCTGATGCTAACCCTGTGTCAACAGAACCAGCCTGGCTTGCGTTAgccaaaaggaaagcaaaagcctgGAGTGACTGTCCACAGATCATAAAGTAA
- the CRACD gene encoding capping protein inhibiting regulator of actin dynamics isoform X1, translating to MINLFKKPYKKKAGKFQPFKKLFGKRKKREPASDCEEAKLKPSHSFGNVCNGAFSSDEEPNGGLRSSHYYMGSRAFSHDSIFIPDGRTESEQTVQAMSQENVLGKVKTLQQQLAKNIKFGQPPQMTISGRTMGEASASVEEDVLLSSPMETDTQQDTVLSESGNKSTDAPDLLRTMNLPRGGHEVEEKVTPVRPSRPKRQFSCSGTIETINLDAVPQAVARLDNSAAKHKLSVKPKKQRMSRKHKRLTKGSQSLTITEFEPEDLETELYADRYPGYNGHFTADKLIQNRDEPKQLPLAEEKRIEDHWGILEAERIRQIVEMEEQREMEEQRCQEREQMQKEQERRDCEEESGQNLLEGETSLKTEEQACQEEERRLLEAEKRQELEEQRQKELEEQQRREVEQQKHRKWDEQERRKLEEQKHREWDEQQRQELEEHKHQEQEEQKRRELEELKHQEEEEQSQELEEQKFQEQEEQRCQELEEQKRQELEEQEHQEWEEQRHKELKEQQRQELEEQKRLELEEQRQHETEKQRQEEEERNQLEEQKELKEQKKEEKQRQELEEKELQEGEIKLKQEKELESLKQQKKQEEQRQLLKEKGEKTEEEQPQQLLEKKQKREEQRKHKLTKQMHLESTDIMQQDELKQQKEQNEQEWSKLQEQKTEPEGKDLQQKQQEKSLEQQQDKDQLRSGGADRHPVEDKLQERPRPPKLKQTEKGNKTAEEILAQKLKREVDAQEQKRIGEELRWQEVDERQTASRPFTFQVSSGDKQIIFQKVNLSPVMPVKGAGLSSPSLKDCRVHTSSKGSHTLPSSVCVPHTAILVTGAQLCGTAVNLNQIKDTACKSLLGLTEDRKNMDIPSPEKAQEKKTGTKPANSKMKYAQETLDQATLAEWASIRSRILKNKENSKYNEKDRVSGCRHSDDWTPRGRGAPHGNLRKTLSANAKFSITPAWQKFSEASKANLDTENVSAAKGSETVAVGRTTGSSADLTGEVAPTFKDSLAETAKEKLETRSEITDNTEGCKFAKDLPSFLVPSFPHPPGKELPQSEPPGALENQQGNSTKKPDKPAPNGEENVSPFGIKLRRTNYSLRFHYDQQAEQRKKKRYSAGDSFDGVPDPLLTTEGEKEPTVFAPQESTSPGMGRANVRGNLKDSKDSSVTVIELSQPAGTPLPAPSQGALPPHEKPACKSLAPQKPALAPKPASQTPPSSPLSKMNRSNLADTLGQRFIKAESDGSWRREDRAVPPTALSENKNEEEEIREKKSFFPSLSIPWREKNDKKPEPLKKEKPVLQSRHSLDGSKLMEKVETSQPLWITLALQKQKGFREQQATREERRQAREAKQAEKLAKENAAVSNQSDNKSSSSKTSTLQKSTPQEGEKKIESAVSKLERREQLKKSNTLPTSVTVEISDSVPSNPLAKEVAKRFSTPDANPVSTEPAWLALAKRKAKAWSDCPQIIK from the exons caacaGTTGGCCAAGAATATAAAATTTGGGCAGCCTCCACAAATGACAATTTCTGGGAGGACAATGGGGGAGGCAAGTGCTAGTGTAGAAGAGGATGTATTGCTCAGTAGCCCCATGGAGACTGACACTCAGCAGGACACAGTGCTCTCAGAGAGTGGCAATAAA tcaACTGACGCTCCAGATCTGTTGAGAACAATGAATTTGCCCAGAGGAGGACatgaagtggaagaaaag GTCACTCCAGTCAGACCATCTCGGCCAAAAAGACAATTTTCCTGTTCTGGCACGATTGAAACAATCAATCTGGATGCAGTTCCCCAGGCTGTTGCTCGTCTAGACAACAGTGCAGCTAAACACAAGCTGTCAGTAAAGCCAAAAAAGCAGAGGATGTCAAGAAAGCACAAGAGATTAACAAAG GGATCACAAAGTTTAACGATAACAGAATTTGAGCCAGAGGATCTAGAAACTGAGCTGTATGCAGACAGATACCCCGGTTATAACGGCCACTTCACAGCAGACAAGCTAATCCAGAACAGAGATGAGCCAAAGCAGCTTCCActggcagaggagaaaagaattGAAGATCACTGGGGGATCCTTGAGGCCGAAAGGATAAGGCAGATTgtggaaatggaagaacaaagggaaatggaagaacaaaGGTGCCAAGAGCGTGAGCAGATgcagaaagagcaggagaggagggacTGTGAAGAGGAGAGCGGGCAGAATCTCCTTGAAGGAGAGAcgtctttgaaaacagaagagcaagcatgccaggaagaagagagaagactGCTGGAGGCAGAAAAGAGGCaagagctggaggagcagaggcagaaggagTTGGAAGAGCAACAGAGACGAGAGgtggagcagcagaagcacaggAAATGGGACGAGCAAGAGAGACGGAAGCTGGAAGAACAGAAGCACAGGGAATGGGATGAGCAACAGagacaggagctggaggagcacaAACACCAGGAACAGGAGGAGCAAAAGAGACGAGAGCTGGAGGAACTTAAGCaccaggaagaggaggagcagagccaaGAGCTAGAGGAGCAGAAGTTCCAGGaacaggaggagcagagatGCCAGGAGTTGGAGGAGCAGAAGAGGCAAGAGCTagaggagcaggagcaccaGGAATGGGAAGAGCAGAGGCACAAGGAGCTGAAGGAGCAACAGAGACAAGAGCTAGAGGAGCAGAAGAGGCTAGAGCTGGAAGAACAAAGGCAACATGAGACTGAAAAACAGCGtcaagaggaagaggaaagaaatcagctggaggaacaaaaagaactcaaggaacaaaagaaggaagaaaaacagagacaagagctagaagagaaagaacttcaagaaggtgaaataaaactgaagcaggagaaggaacTTGAGAGCCTcaagcaacagaagaaacaggagGAACAAAGGCAGCTcttgaaggagaaaggagaaaagacagaggaggaacaaccccagcaattactggagaagaaacagaagcgggaagagcagagaaaacaCAAGCTCACAAAACAAATGCACTTGGAAAGTACAGATATTATGCAACAAGATGAACTGAAGcaacaaaaggaacaaaatgaacaGGAATGGAGCAAGCTGCAAGAGCAGAAGACAgaaccagaaggaaaagatcttcaacaaaagcaacaagaaaaatccTTGGAGCAGCAACAGGACAAGGATCAGCTGCGTTCCGGAGGGGCTGACAGGCATCCAGTGGAGGACAAGCTGCAAGAAAGACCAAGACCCCCAAAACtcaaacagacagaaaaagggaacaaaacagcagaagaaatcctAGCCCAGAAGCTGAAGAGAGAAGTTGATGCTCAGGAACAAAAGCGAATAGGGGAAGAACTCAGGTGGCAGGAGGTAGATGAAAGACAAACTGCATCCAGACCCTTCACGTTCCAGGTGTCTTCTGGAGATAAACAGAtcatatttcagaaagtaaatTTGAGTCCAGTCATGCCTGTCAAGGGAGCAGGactctcttccccttccctcaaAGACTGCAGGGTGCACACCTCCAGCAAGGGCTCCCACACACTGCCCTCATCTGTGTGTGTGCCGCACACAGCTATTTTGGTTACTGGAGCGCAGCTGTGTGGCACAGCAGTTAACCTGAACCAGATAAAGGACACGGCTTGTAAGTCATTACTGGGCttaacagaagacagaaaaaacatgGATATTCCTTCACCAGAGAAggcccaggaaaaaaagacaggtaCCAAACCCGccaacagtaaaatgaaatatgcaCAAGAGACACTGGACCAAGCCACGCTAGCTGAGTGGGCCTCTATCCGCTCCAGAATcctgaagaacaaagaaaacagcaaatacaaTGAGAAAGACAGAGTAAGCGGCTGCAGGCACAGCGATGACTGGACGCCCCGAGGGCGAGGTGCTCCCCATGGTAACTTGAGGAAAACCCTATCTGCAAATGCAAAGTTCTCAATAACACCAGCATGGCAGAAGTTTTCAGAAGCTTCAAAAGCCAATTTGGACACTGAGAATGTGAGTGCAGCGAAAGGCAGTGAAACAGTGGCTGTGGGAAGAACCACTGGCTCATCTGCTGACCTGACTGGGGAGGTGGCACCCACTTTTAAGGACAGCTTAGCTGAAACGGCtaaagagaaactggaaaccCGCAGTGAAATTACAGACAACACGGAAGGCTGTAAATTTGCAAAAGATCTTCCATCTTTCCTTGTTCCAAGCTTTCCTCATCCTCCGGGTAAAGAATTACCCCAGTCAGAACCTCCAGGTGCGCTGGAAAATCAGCAGGGTAACAGCACAAAAAAACCTGATAAACCAGCACCAAACGGAGAAGAAAACGTTTCTCCTTTTGGGATAAAGTTACGGAGGACAAACTATTCCTTACGTTTCCATTACGATCAACAGGCagagcaaaggaagaagaaaagatacagTGCAGGAGACAGTTTTGATGGTGTGCCTGACCCTCTGCTTACGACAGAAGGTGAAAAAGAACCCACTGTTTTTGCTCCACAAGAGAGCACGTCCCCTGGCATGGGAAGAGCCAATGTCCGTGGGAATTTAAAAGACTCCAAAGACTCTTCAGTTACCGTGATAGAGCTTTCACAGCCAGCGGGCACACcactgccagcccccagccagggCGCTTTACCTCCTCACGAGAAACCAGCATGCAAATCACTGGCCCCACAGAAGCCTGCGCTAGCTCCAAAGCCTGCCAGCCAGACGCCGCCGTCGTCTCCTCTCTCGAAAATGAACCGCTCGAACCTGGCTGATACGCTAGGGCAGAGGTTTATTAAAGCTGAATCGGACGgtagctggagaagagaagacagagcgGTGCCCCCCACGGCACTGAGtgagaacaaaaatgaagaggaagaaatcagagaaaagaagTCATTTTTCCCATCTCTAAGTATTCCctggagagaaaagaatgacaaaaagcCTGAGCCATTGAAGAAAG AAAAACCAGTCCTCCAGAGCAGGCACTCTTTAGATGGCTCTAAATTGATGGAAAAAGTTGAAACTTCACAACCACTTTGGATTACATTGGCGCTACAAAAGCAAAAGGGATTTCGTGAACAGCAAGCTACTAGGGAAGAGAGGAGACAAGCCagagaagcaaagcaagcagagaagctggctaaagaaaat GCGGCTGTGAGTAATCAGTCAgataacaaaagcagcagcagcaaaacaagcaCACTGCAGAAATCTACGCCTcaagaaggggagaagaaaattgAGTCTGCTGTGTCAAAACTAGAAAGAAGGGAGCAGCTGAAAAAGTCTAATACCCTTCCAACATCTGTGACAG TGGAGATTTCCGATTCTGTTCCATCAAACCCGCTGGCAAAAGAGGTGGCCAAGAGATTCTCCACGCCTGATGCTAACCCTGTGTCAACAGAACCAGCCTGGCTTGCGTTAgccaaaaggaaagcaaaagcctgGAGTGACTGTCCACAGATCATAAAGTAA